In Candidatus Eisenbacteria bacterium, a single window of DNA contains:
- the istB gene encoding IS21-like element ISAnsp4 family helper ATPase IstB: protein MSTEIVRARVLEHLGRLRLGRIAEQLDALLSSAARGEPTYLDFLDTILREEVGAKQRKRVAMGIQIAHFPTVKTLDDFDFKFQPSVDQKLVRELAVGRYVAQAENVLVFGPPGVGKTHLAIALGRA from the coding sequence GTGAGCACGGAGATCGTCCGCGCGCGCGTGCTCGAGCACCTTGGTCGCCTGCGGCTCGGCCGCATCGCCGAGCAGCTCGACGCGCTCCTCTCCAGCGCCGCTCGCGGCGAGCCGACGTACCTCGACTTCCTCGACACGATCCTGCGCGAGGAGGTCGGCGCCAAGCAGCGCAAGCGAGTGGCGATGGGCATTCAGATCGCGCACTTCCCGACCGTGAAGACGCTCGACGACTTCGACTTCAAGTTCCAGCCGAGCGTCGACCAGAAGCTCGTCCGCGAGCTCGCCGTCGGCCGCTACGTCGCCCAGGCCGAGAACGTTCTCGTCTTCGGCCCGCCGGGCGTCGGCAAGACTCACCTCGCCATCGCGCTCGGCCGCGC